The following proteins are co-located in the Acinetobacter shaoyimingii genome:
- the rpoD gene encoding RNA polymerase sigma factor RpoD: MLSCTVFPCHRFNEKRAKMSDMHSPTSQVAALISRGKEQGYLTYAEVNDHLPDSITESEQIEDIIQMLQDVGIPVHERAPESDDAMFDSNNAETTDEVAEEEAAAVLASVENEPGRTTDPVRMYMREMGTVELLTREGEISIAKRIEEGIRDVLNSIAFWPNAVEVVLQEYKDYETGERRLADILSGYLDPESDEEIPEVIEDEVEVLSEEAETKPTKDVKLDDDDEEESDSDDDSEGESGPDPEIAKVRFTELATAWSAHKDAIAKHGRDSAQAEQAMQALATVFMMFKFTPRLFDIISEMIRGTHDQIRTAEREVMRYAVRRGRMDRTQFRTSFPGQESNPAWLDEQIAKAPADQRVYLEKVRPDVLAFQQKIADIEKELDLNVKEIKEISKRMAIGEAKARRAKKEMVEANLRLVISIAKKYTNRGLQFLDLIQEGNIGLMKAVDKFEYRRGYKFSTYATWWIRQAITRSIADQARTIRIPVHMIETINKINRVSRQLLQEMGREPTPEELGERLEMDEVKVRKVLKIAKEPISMETPIGDDEDSHLGDFIEDGNITSPIDAATSEGLKEATREVLENLTEREAKVLKMRFGIDMPTDHTLEEVGKQFDVTRERIRQIEAKALRKLRHPSRSEHLRSFLEND, from the coding sequence GTGCTATCATGCACGGTTTTTCCCTGCCACAGATTCAACGAGAAGAGAGCAAAGATGAGCGATATGCATTCCCCTACTTCACAAGTAGCGGCTCTGATTAGCCGAGGCAAAGAACAAGGTTACTTAACCTACGCTGAGGTTAACGATCATCTCCCAGACTCAATCACTGAAAGCGAACAAATTGAAGACATTATTCAAATGCTTCAAGACGTGGGTATTCCGGTGCATGAACGCGCGCCTGAATCTGACGATGCGATGTTCGACAGTAACAATGCCGAAACAACTGATGAAGTTGCAGAAGAAGAAGCCGCTGCTGTACTTGCATCTGTAGAAAATGAGCCAGGTCGTACGACTGACCCTGTGCGTATGTACATGCGTGAAATGGGTACGGTTGAACTACTCACTCGTGAAGGCGAGATTAGCATTGCGAAACGTATCGAAGAAGGGATTCGTGATGTTCTAAATTCAATTGCATTCTGGCCGAACGCGGTTGAAGTCGTTTTACAAGAATATAAAGATTATGAAACGGGTGAACGTCGTCTCGCTGACATTCTCTCTGGTTATTTAGACCCTGAATCTGATGAAGAAATTCCTGAAGTTATCGAAGACGAAGTTGAAGTTCTGAGTGAAGAAGCAGAAACTAAGCCGACTAAAGACGTTAAACTTGATGATGACGATGAAGAAGAATCTGACAGTGATGATGATTCTGAAGGCGAATCAGGTCCTGATCCAGAAATTGCCAAAGTTCGTTTCACTGAATTAGCAACAGCATGGTCTGCACACAAAGATGCGATTGCAAAACATGGTCGTGACAGTGCTCAAGCTGAACAAGCAATGCAAGCACTTGCAACTGTGTTCATGATGTTTAAGTTCACGCCACGTTTATTTGACATCATCTCAGAAATGATTCGTGGTACACACGATCAAATTCGTACAGCTGAACGCGAAGTAATGCGTTATGCAGTTCGTCGTGGTCGCATGGATCGTACTCAATTCCGTACATCTTTCCCAGGTCAAGAATCAAACCCAGCTTGGTTAGATGAACAAATTGCAAAAGCACCTGCAGATCAACGTGTTTATTTAGAAAAAGTTCGTCCAGATGTTTTAGCATTCCAACAAAAGATTGCGGACATTGAAAAAGAACTTGATTTAAACGTTAAAGAAATTAAAGAAATTTCTAAACGTATGGCGATTGGCGAAGCCAAAGCACGTCGTGCGAAAAAAGAAATGGTTGAAGCCAACTTACGTTTGGTTATTTCGATTGCGAAAAAATACACCAACCGTGGTCTTCAATTCCTCGACTTGATTCAAGAAGGTAACATTGGCTTGATGAAAGCCGTGGATAAGTTTGAATACCGTCGTGGTTATAAATTCTCGACGTATGCAACTTGGTGGATTCGTCAGGCGATCACACGTTCGATTGCTGACCAAGCACGTACCATTCGTATTCCAGTACACATGATTGAAACGATCAACAAGATCAACCGTGTGTCTCGTCAACTTCTTCAAGAAATGGGTCGTGAACCTACACCTGAAGAATTAGGCGAACGTCTGGAAATGGATGAAGTTAAAGTTCGTAAAGTGCTTAAAATTGCCAAAGAGCCGATTTCTATGGAAACGCCGATTGGTGATGATGAAGATTCGCATCTTGGTGACTTCATTGAAGATGGCAACATCACATCTCCAATTGATGCTGCAACTTCTGAAGGCTTAAAAGAAGCGACGCGTGAAGTTTTAGAGAACTTGACTGAACGTGAAGCGAAAGTATTGAAGATGCGTTTTGGTATTGATATGCCAACCGACCATACTTTGGAAGAAGTGGGCAAACAGTTTGACGTAACACGTGAGCGTATTCGTCAGATTGAAGCAAAAGCTTTACGCAAATTACGTCACCCTTCTCGTTCAGAACATTTACGTTCTTTCCTTGAGAATGACTAA
- a CDS encoding YecA/YgfB family protein produces MSALDLDLLSEYLDGDDNEHGLDFAATHGFLCATAVGPKFDRWLDELFDNNQKKVPADIIIQIKLWLDALRQNLANEEGITFPFEIEEADVESSLGDWSVGFVDAMFLNEDAWFTPEFEEQLVDLTLPIMVFSGVDEEDPQMESFRRNGQLMDELAEEIPDNLNELYLMYHTPA; encoded by the coding sequence ATGAGTGCTTTAGATTTAGACCTATTGAGTGAGTATCTAGATGGCGATGACAATGAGCATGGTCTAGATTTCGCAGCAACTCACGGTTTTTTATGTGCGACTGCTGTAGGTCCTAAATTTGATCGTTGGTTAGATGAGTTATTTGACAACAATCAAAAGAAAGTTCCAGCAGACATCATTATACAAATTAAGCTTTGGCTTGACGCTCTACGTCAAAACCTTGCCAATGAAGAAGGGATTACTTTTCCTTTTGAAATTGAAGAGGCGGATGTCGAGTCTAGCTTAGGTGATTGGAGTGTCGGTTTTGTTGATGCCATGTTCCTCAATGAAGATGCATGGTTTACACCAGAATTTGAAGAACAATTGGTTGATCTAACCTTGCCAATCATGGTGTTTAGTGGTGTAGATGAGGAAGATCCACAAATGGAATCTTTCCGTCGCAATGGTCAGTTAATGGATGAGCTTGCAGAAGAAATTCCTGACAACTTAAATGAGCTTTATTTGATGTATCACACACCAGCCTAA
- the trhO gene encoding oxygen-dependent tRNA uridine(34) hydroxylase TrhO, protein MNATVEQLAPVEQQATTGWVVAALYQFKEVSDSLDLQQRLLDLVKTINLCGTLIVAHEGINGTVAGDRHAIDVIHQFLLNEGFDAMEYKESHSEEKPFRKMKIKHKKEIVTLGVPVKPRDLVGHYLDPKEWNELIARDDVILVDTRNDYEYKAGTFKGAIDPKTESFREFPEYVKKNLEQHKDKKIAMFCTGGIRCEKSTSLLLQEGFNEVYHLKGGILKYLEETPPEESLWEGECFVFDGRTAVTHGVEEGQNTKCHACGWPLLPEEVALPSYEHGVSCVYCIDKTTEKQKEGFRMRQSQIAAAKRKRL, encoded by the coding sequence ATGAACGCTACTGTAGAACAGCTTGCACCTGTAGAACAGCAAGCGACCACTGGTTGGGTTGTTGCAGCGCTTTATCAATTTAAAGAAGTTTCAGATTCGTTAGATCTTCAACAACGTCTTTTAGACTTGGTAAAAACCATCAACCTATGCGGTACTCTAATTGTTGCACATGAAGGCATTAATGGTACAGTTGCAGGTGACCGTCATGCAATTGATGTTATTCATCAATTTCTTCTAAACGAAGGTTTCGATGCGATGGAATATAAAGAATCGCATAGTGAAGAAAAACCTTTCCGTAAAATGAAAATTAAGCACAAAAAAGAAATTGTGACCCTGGGCGTACCTGTTAAGCCACGTGATTTAGTGGGTCACTATCTTGATCCTAAAGAATGGAATGAACTGATTGCTCGTGATGATGTCATTCTGGTTGATACTCGTAATGACTACGAATACAAAGCGGGAACATTTAAAGGTGCAATCGATCCGAAGACTGAAAGTTTCCGTGAATTCCCTGAATATGTGAAAAAAAATCTCGAACAGCATAAAGACAAAAAAATTGCGATGTTCTGTACGGGTGGTATCCGTTGTGAAAAATCAACATCATTACTTCTTCAAGAAGGTTTTAATGAGGTTTATCACCTTAAAGGCGGTATTTTAAAATATTTAGAAGAAACCCCTCCTGAAGAAAGCTTATGGGAAGGTGAATGTTTCGTATTTGATGGCCGTACAGCAGTTACTCATGGTGTAGAGGAAGGTCAAAATACCAAGTGTCATGCTTGCGGTTGGCCACTACTTCCTGAAGAGGTTGCATTACCAAGCTATGAACATGGCGTGTCATGTGTTTATTGCATCGACAAAACCACAGAGAAACAAAAAGAAGGTTTCCGTATGCGCCAATCACAAATTGCAGCAGCAAAACGCAAACGTTTGTAA
- a CDS encoding type VI immunity family protein, producing MHFKNQDDYKVWADQQEKGAIGGGIFTPDGPEDYVGAIPAIRAVVYFKEGYSDEMRKAIIECFDDYQVYAKDYLTWLWQDEPPKGEKATSAYKDAKPLLDILKSYSQMKAFNLLYTSGKEKFATGAWEFNVGGVSKWQVENGTYQSVLTFSMPIAWVEENTKVFIGLFIKCAQRLKANHGYAGYACIISRIRDNKNEPTEAYFSRKFWAMNVGNPFLEADHLLHGIKTVSWLTAVNYEWFNKVREEEALNSELPMNWFIGYDYGNGIVIQAGNLPLSGSDEIDPLPAPYVLLNRVLKPLRVEKIQTLHRGNYSTEEIPLIKGYRAEAWMKRFDIEDDQKLEYFEKLQNEPKLNAQHAFLDRRIDWK from the coding sequence ATGCATTTTAAAAATCAAGATGATTATAAAGTTTGGGCTGACCAACAAGAAAAAGGGGCAATTGGTGGGGGAATTTTTACTCCTGATGGTCCTGAAGATTACGTGGGAGCAATCCCTGCCATTCGTGCTGTGGTTTATTTTAAGGAAGGTTATAGCGATGAAATGCGTAAAGCCATTATTGAGTGTTTTGATGATTATCAAGTCTATGCCAAAGATTATTTAACTTGGCTTTGGCAAGATGAGCCACCAAAAGGTGAAAAAGCCACATCAGCCTATAAAGATGCAAAGCCATTATTGGATATTTTGAAATCCTATAGCCAAATGAAAGCATTTAATTTGCTGTATACCAGTGGCAAAGAGAAATTTGCGACAGGGGCATGGGAATTTAATGTTGGCGGAGTTAGTAAGTGGCAAGTTGAAAATGGAACATATCAAAGCGTTTTAACGTTCTCTATGCCAATTGCTTGGGTGGAAGAAAATACTAAGGTCTTTATTGGGTTATTTATTAAGTGTGCACAACGTCTAAAGGCTAATCATGGTTATGCAGGTTATGCATGCATCATTTCTCGTATTCGAGATAATAAAAATGAACCTACAGAAGCTTATTTTTCTCGAAAATTTTGGGCGATGAATGTTGGTAATCCTTTTTTAGAAGCTGATCATTTATTACATGGTATTAAAACTGTCAGTTGGTTAACAGCGGTCAATTATGAATGGTTCAATAAAGTCCGAGAAGAAGAAGCCTTAAATAGTGAGTTACCAATGAATTGGTTTATTGGTTATGACTATGGGAACGGCATTGTTATTCAGGCAGGGAACTTACCTTTAAGTGGTTCTGATGAAATTGATCCTTTGCCTGCGCCTTATGTACTACTCAATCGAGTTTTAAAACCTTTAAGGGTCGAAAAAATACAAACTTTACATCGAGGTAATTACTCGACTGAAGAAATACCTTTGATTAAAGGGTATCGAGCTGAAGCATGGATGAAACGCTTCGATATTGAGGATGATCAAAAGCTTGAATACTTTGAAAAGTTACAAAATGAACCTAAGTTAAATGCTCAACATGCTTTCTTGGATAGGCGTATAGACTGGAAATAG
- a CDS encoding YbeD family protein yields the protein MTDRTPSRELQEHLWVFPMDYPIKLIGLAGDELRQAVNDIFVKHFPNFDGSTMTVTPSRTGKYHSVTAQLRFEELEQVHSVYADLAACPLIKTAL from the coding sequence ATGACTGATCGCACTCCATCACGTGAACTACAAGAGCATCTTTGGGTGTTCCCTATGGACTACCCGATTAAACTGATTGGTCTTGCTGGTGATGAACTCCGTCAAGCTGTAAACGATATATTTGTGAAACATTTCCCAAATTTCGATGGCAGCACAATGACTGTGACACCATCACGTACTGGCAAATATCATTCAGTGACTGCTCAATTACGTTTTGAAGAACTTGAACAAGTGCATTCTGTATATGCAGATTTAGCAGCTTGCCCACTGATTAAGACAGCGCTTTAA
- a CDS encoding DUF1289 domain-containing protein — protein MSNDRRIPSLTPCAGRCSTVFGDAVCRGCRRFNHEVIQWNTYSAEQRQTIWKRLDAQLDQILVPMLPHADIRHVEGFIESKRIRVFEDASKGRKLYHALKICEKNKNLATESGLGIQAQQVKPIWTEFERRVLALANASYELAWLRADGISQSLLQTIDEE, from the coding sequence TTGAGTAATGATCGTCGAATACCTTCTCTTACCCCATGTGCAGGGCGTTGCTCTACGGTATTTGGTGATGCAGTCTGTCGTGGTTGTCGACGTTTTAACCACGAGGTGATTCAATGGAATACATATTCAGCAGAACAACGACAAACCATTTGGAAGCGTTTAGATGCGCAGCTTGATCAAATTTTAGTCCCGATGTTACCCCATGCAGATATACGTCATGTGGAGGGTTTTATTGAGAGTAAGCGTATCCGAGTATTTGAAGATGCGAGTAAGGGTAGAAAGCTCTACCATGCATTGAAAATTTGTGAAAAAAATAAAAATTTAGCCACTGAGAGTGGTTTGGGGATTCAAGCGCAACAAGTTAAACCCATTTGGACTGAATTTGAACGACGTGTTTTGGCATTGGCGAATGCCAGTTATGAGTTAGCTTGGCTAAGAGCTGATGGTATTAGTCAAAGTTTATTGCAAACCATAGATGAAGAATAA
- a CDS encoding PA3496 family putative envelope integrity protein, with protein MSSTDFELDDNYGDDDVSFDESSSKISAKESLEKRRLIDDLLAQRRLDQELKDLEYDFDDDDDFDDEE; from the coding sequence GTGTCTTCTACAGATTTTGAATTAGATGATAACTACGGTGATGATGATGTTAGTTTTGATGAATCATCAAGTAAAATTAGTGCTAAAGAATCACTTGAAAAACGTCGTTTAATCGATGATCTACTTGCTCAACGTCGTTTAGACCAAGAGCTTAAAGATTTAGAGTATGACTTCGATGATGACGACGATTTTGATGACGAGGAATAA
- the ribB gene encoding 3,4-dihydroxy-2-butanone-4-phosphate synthase: protein MSSLIQPEIFFSALAPAEQRIQQALHDIRQGKPVLVMDDFDRENEADLIVAAETLTVETMARMIRDGSGIVCLCLTDELATHLELPPMVEDNSSQFKTAFTVTIEAAQGVTTGVSAKDRTTTIQAAIKDGAVASDLNRPGHVFPLRAREGGVLTRRGHTEGTIDLARLAGLKPAGVLCELTNPDGTMASGIQVLSYAQTHHLTVITIEEIAQYRIQHKL from the coding sequence AGCACCCGCTGAGCAACGTATTCAACAAGCACTTCACGATATTCGCCAAGGTAAACCTGTTTTGGTGATGGATGATTTTGACCGTGAAAATGAAGCTGATCTGATTGTTGCAGCTGAAACCTTAACTGTCGAAACCATGGCACGTATGATTCGTGATGGCTCAGGTATTGTTTGTTTATGTCTAACCGATGAACTGGCAACGCATCTAGAACTGCCACCAATGGTCGAAGACAACTCAAGTCAATTTAAAACTGCATTTACTGTGACCATAGAAGCAGCGCAAGGTGTGACCACAGGTGTTTCAGCAAAAGACCGTACCACCACGATTCAAGCTGCTATTAAAGATGGCGCTGTAGCCAGTGATCTCAATCGTCCTGGACACGTCTTCCCCTTACGTGCCCGCGAAGGTGGCGTATTGACTCGACGTGGACATACTGAAGGTACGATCGATTTGGCACGTTTAGCCGGTTTAAAACCTGCTGGTGTATTATGTGAATTGACCAACCCAGATGGCACGATGGCTTCGGGCATTCAGGTACTGTCTTATGCACAGACACATCATTTGACCGTGATTACCATTGAAGAAATTGCGCAATATCGAATTCAGCACAAACTTTAA